Proteins co-encoded in one Saprospira grandis genomic window:
- the rmuC gene encoding DNA recombination protein RmuC, giving the protein MEYLIFFAPGLILGFILGHLWGKRGQKPTNQPDSGGQLLPLLQEKEAELRGKNEELLELHKALSAQEPLIDQLREQSQAQESELQRLQEEMYLRFEQMANQLLEEKGQRLKAQSQEQLQQLLQPLGQQLRRFEQDLVQMHQQSQQKQAQLDEQLRQLFSLNQTIGQEAKELSQALKGNLKLQGNWGEQILERLFEASGLSKRYMIKTQAHFVTPDGRKRQPDFIVQLPQNRQLIVDSKVSLRAYLRYMQAEEGSAAAAKAKKEHLQAIKQHIKGLSEKKYELLPQLNSLDYVLLFIPVEPAFLLALEEEEELFFDALQQNIVLVSPSSLLVSLRTIAQLWRQEQQNENAQQIARQGGRLYDRFVLWVEKIESLGKQIKTVQNNYDKILYDLRDQRNSLINESDKLRSLGSQNSRQLPDSMQSKEEEL; this is encoded by the coding sequence ATGGAATATCTAATCTTTTTTGCTCCAGGATTGATTTTGGGCTTTATTTTAGGCCATTTATGGGGGAAAAGGGGGCAAAAGCCGACTAATCAGCCAGATAGTGGGGGGCAGTTGTTGCCCTTATTGCAAGAAAAGGAGGCCGAGTTGAGGGGAAAGAACGAGGAGTTATTAGAATTGCATAAGGCCCTATCGGCCCAAGAGCCGCTTATTGATCAGTTGCGGGAGCAGAGTCAGGCACAGGAGTCGGAGTTGCAGCGTTTGCAGGAAGAGATGTATTTGCGCTTTGAGCAGATGGCCAATCAGTTATTGGAAGAAAAGGGGCAGCGGCTAAAGGCACAGAGTCAGGAGCAGTTGCAGCAGTTGTTGCAGCCCTTGGGGCAGCAACTGCGTCGCTTTGAGCAAGATTTGGTACAGATGCACCAGCAGAGTCAGCAGAAGCAGGCGCAACTAGATGAGCAGCTTCGGCAATTGTTTAGCTTAAACCAAACGATAGGGCAGGAGGCCAAGGAGCTTTCTCAGGCCTTGAAGGGGAACCTCAAGTTGCAGGGCAATTGGGGCGAGCAGATTTTGGAGCGTTTATTTGAGGCTTCGGGTTTGAGTAAGCGGTATATGATAAAGACGCAGGCCCATTTTGTAACGCCTGATGGCCGGAAGCGGCAGCCAGATTTCATTGTGCAGCTGCCCCAAAATCGGCAATTAATTGTGGACTCTAAGGTGAGCTTGCGGGCCTATTTGCGCTATATGCAGGCCGAAGAGGGTTCTGCCGCGGCGGCCAAGGCCAAAAAAGAGCATCTTCAGGCCATTAAGCAGCATATAAAGGGCTTGAGTGAGAAGAAATATGAGTTGTTGCCGCAGTTGAACAGTTTGGATTATGTGCTTTTGTTTATTCCCGTAGAACCTGCTTTTTTATTGGCCTTAGAGGAGGAAGAAGAATTATTTTTTGATGCTTTGCAGCAAAATATTGTCTTGGTGAGTCCGAGTAGCTTATTAGTTAGTTTGCGGACCATTGCGCAGCTTTGGCGGCAAGAACAGCAAAATGAAAATGCGCAGCAGATTGCTCGGCAGGGGGGGCGTTTGTACGATCGCTTTGTGCTTTGGGTAGAAAAGATAGAGAGCTTGGGGAAACAAATTAAGACGGTGCAGAACAACTACGATAAAATTCTGTATGATTTGCGGGACCAAAGAAACAGCCTGATTAATGAAAGCGATAAGTTGAGGAGTTTGGGAAGCCAAAATAGTCGACAATTGCCCGATAGCATGCAAAGCAAGGAGGAAGAGCTGTAG
- the rplS gene encoding 50S ribosomal protein L19, producing MKNLIQYVEEQTAREMSQFDYFKAGDTVSVTYKIIEGQKEREQTFRGTIIQVKGTGVTKTFTIRKISHGVGIERIFPFNCPTLVSIVNHQKGRVRRARLYYLRNAIGKAGRVKEKTFVKRQTAEDKGRKYSWTFGNK from the coding sequence ATGAAAAACTTGATTCAGTACGTAGAAGAGCAGACAGCCAGAGAGATGAGCCAGTTCGATTATTTCAAGGCTGGTGATACTGTGTCTGTCACTTATAAAATCATTGAAGGTCAAAAAGAACGGGAACAAACTTTCCGTGGCACCATTATCCAAGTTAAAGGAACTGGTGTTACTAAAACTTTCACGATCCGCAAAATCTCGCACGGTGTAGGCATCGAGCGTATCTTCCCTTTCAACTGCCCCACTTTGGTGAGCATCGTGAACCACCAAAAAGGCCGCGTTCGTCGCGCTCGCCTTTACTACCTTCGCAATGCTATCGGAAAAGCTGGCCGCGTGAAAGAGAAAACTTTTGTTAAGCGTCAAACCGCTGAAGATAAAGGTCGTAAGTATAGCTGGACCTTCGGAAACAAATAA
- a CDS encoding MFS transporter — MRNKSAIRLLLGANFISGVAQGISMIAVPLYFAESGQSAWFGLAYTLITLVTLFWAPYAGSLVDKHDRKKLFLVLMAFMALALAALSALGFSQGLNNYIAVGAFALTFWNYSLHYLCFYAFMQEITEREHYSKIASLLEVQGQLASALAGGRRRCSWTPKWRIIGVLRPGSSLKYLP; from the coding sequence TTGAGAAACAAATCTGCTATTCGATTATTATTAGGGGCCAATTTTATTTCGGGGGTGGCCCAGGGCATTAGTATGATAGCGGTGCCGCTTTACTTTGCCGAAAGCGGTCAGTCGGCTTGGTTTGGCTTGGCCTATACCCTAATTACTTTGGTGACCTTATTTTGGGCGCCTTATGCGGGCAGTTTGGTAGATAAGCACGACCGAAAAAAGCTATTTTTAGTCTTGATGGCCTTTATGGCCTTGGCTTTGGCGGCCTTATCGGCTTTAGGGTTTAGCCAAGGGCTGAACAACTATATTGCGGTGGGGGCTTTTGCCTTGACCTTCTGGAATTACAGTCTGCATTATCTCTGTTTTTATGCCTTTATGCAGGAAATTACGGAGCGGGAGCATTATAGCAAAATTGCCTCTTTGTTAGAGGTACAGGGGCAGTTGGCCTCGGCTTTGGCTGGGGGGCGGCGGCGGTGCTCTTGGACCCCGAAATGGCGGATTATTGGGGTTTTGAGGCCTGGGAGCTCCCTCAAATATTTGCCCTAG
- a CDS encoding RluA family pseudouridine synthase, with translation MREENYTVIHEDNHLIALNKPAGWLVQGDQTGDRPLSEYAKDYIKFRYQKPGAVFLGVIHRIDRPVSGTVLFARTSKGLERMNKLFKERAVQKRYLAIVEKRPEELSGTLLHFIAKDKERNIVSVSNTARNKHYKFAKLDYRLLGGIGEHHLLEVIPHTGRPHQIRAQLARMGCPIRGDVKYGAKNKNKDGRIHLHAASLSFIHPVKKEAIDIWAPIPNEQIWKLFQDALGEMPDYKNVII, from the coding sequence ATGCGAGAAGAAAACTATACCGTTATCCATGAGGATAACCACCTGATTGCCCTAAATAAACCCGCGGGCTGGTTGGTCCAAGGCGACCAAACTGGCGACCGCCCCCTCTCTGAATATGCCAAAGACTATATCAAGTTCCGATACCAAAAACCAGGCGCCGTTTTTCTAGGTGTAATTCACCGTATCGACCGCCCCGTTAGCGGTACGGTCCTCTTTGCCCGCACCTCTAAGGGCCTCGAAAGAATGAATAAGCTCTTCAAGGAAAGAGCGGTCCAAAAACGCTACCTCGCAATCGTAGAAAAACGCCCCGAGGAGCTATCGGGCACCCTCTTGCATTTTATCGCCAAAGATAAAGAACGCAATATCGTTTCGGTCTCTAATACCGCCCGAAATAAACATTATAAGTTCGCTAAACTCGACTACCGCCTGCTTGGTGGCATCGGAGAGCACCATTTGCTAGAGGTGATTCCACACACGGGCCGCCCCCACCAAATCCGCGCACAACTCGCCCGCATGGGCTGCCCTATCCGTGGCGATGTGAAGTATGGCGCAAAAAATAAAAACAAAGATGGCCGCATTCACCTTCATGCCGCCAGCCTTTCGTTTATTCACCCCGTCAAAAAAGAAGCAATCGATATTTGGGCCCCTATCCCCAATGAGCAGATCTGGAAACTCTTCCAAGATGCCCTAGGCGAAATGCCCGACTATAAAAATGTCATTATCTAA
- a CDS encoding rhodanese-like domain-containing protein — protein sequence MEQVKAVNVQELKRMQDDQFDFQLIDLREADELEICHINGTHIPLGEIDVRAQEIARDKPVVLHCKTGRRSYMAALFLQQQHGFDNLYSLDGGIIAYAKEIDPNMTAY from the coding sequence ATGGAGCAGGTAAAAGCCGTTAATGTGCAAGAACTCAAACGGATGCAAGACGATCAATTCGATTTCCAACTCATCGACCTTCGAGAGGCCGATGAACTCGAGATTTGCCATATCAATGGGACGCATATCCCCCTAGGAGAAATTGATGTCCGCGCCCAAGAAATTGCCCGCGATAAACCCGTGGTTTTGCACTGCAAAACAGGCCGCCGCTCCTATATGGCCGCCCTCTTCCTACAACAACAACACGGTTTCGATAACCTCTATAGCCTAGATGGGGGCATTATCGCCTACGCCAAGGAGATCGATCCCAATATGACCGCTTATTAA
- a CDS encoding NAD(P)/FAD-dependent oxidoreductase — protein MPQEVEISILPQELEQEALIEKKLRKKLRWPKNQELAHWYIRRRSLDARGRQPLFRLRIVAYKTGELVPETPSIIAALPQVQNRPQVLIVGAGPAGYFAALELIELGLKPIILERGKDVRARRRDLRAIQQFGEVNPHSNYCFGEGGAGTYSDGKLYTRSKKRGSIEKSLRLFVEHGAPSDILIDAHPHIGSNKLPKVVAAMRETIESKGGEIHFEAWVTDFLIEEKQGQRSLKGLRTADGKEWWGQGVILATGHSARDIFRLLDQKKVAIEAKPFALGVRIEHPQALIDELQYGIKERPKELPASSYSLVCQVENRGVFSFCMCPGGLIVPASTAPGELVVNGMSMSRRDSPFANSGMVVAVDMEDLKEYAHLGPFAAMSFQQEVEQALFRAGDGSQAAPAQRLTDFVKGKTSSSLPKTSYIPGIYSARLDQLLPAGISRRLQLGLQQMGKKMRGYYTEEAQLIGVESRTSSPIRIPREPDSCMHPELAALFPCGEGAGYAGGIISAAMDGQKVAQALAKWIAAQ, from the coding sequence ATGCCTCAAGAAGTAGAAATTAGCATTTTGCCCCAAGAACTGGAGCAAGAGGCCCTGATCGAGAAAAAATTGCGCAAAAAGTTGCGCTGGCCCAAAAACCAAGAATTGGCCCATTGGTATATCCGCCGAAGAAGCCTAGACGCTAGAGGGCGGCAGCCACTTTTCCGCCTCCGTATTGTCGCCTATAAAACGGGAGAGCTTGTTCCCGAAACGCCTTCTATTATTGCGGCCTTGCCGCAGGTCCAAAATCGCCCCCAAGTCTTAATCGTTGGGGCAGGGCCCGCAGGCTACTTTGCCGCCCTAGAACTTATTGAGCTTGGCCTAAAACCCATTATCCTCGAAAGAGGAAAAGATGTGCGGGCCCGCCGCCGCGACCTTCGGGCCATTCAGCAGTTTGGCGAGGTAAACCCACATTCTAATTACTGCTTTGGCGAAGGTGGAGCCGGTACTTATTCTGACGGAAAACTCTATACTCGTTCCAAAAAAAGAGGAAGCATAGAAAAATCCTTGCGCTTGTTTGTAGAACATGGCGCCCCCAGCGATATTCTCATTGATGCCCACCCGCATATTGGCTCCAACAAACTGCCCAAGGTAGTGGCCGCCATGCGAGAGACCATAGAAAGCAAGGGCGGAGAAATCCATTTTGAGGCTTGGGTCACCGACTTTCTGATTGAGGAGAAACAGGGCCAAAGAAGCCTAAAAGGCTTGCGCACCGCTGATGGCAAAGAATGGTGGGGCCAAGGCGTTATTTTAGCTACGGGCCATTCGGCCAGAGATATCTTCCGTTTATTGGACCAAAAAAAGGTGGCCATTGAGGCCAAACCCTTTGCCCTTGGCGTGCGGATAGAACACCCTCAGGCCCTAATCGATGAATTGCAATATGGCATAAAAGAGCGGCCCAAAGAACTGCCTGCTTCTAGCTATAGCCTAGTTTGCCAGGTAGAAAACCGAGGCGTATTCTCCTTTTGTATGTGTCCGGGCGGATTGATTGTGCCCGCTTCTACGGCCCCAGGCGAATTAGTCGTCAATGGGATGTCGATGTCTAGACGAGACTCTCCTTTTGCCAATTCGGGCATGGTGGTCGCCGTAGATATGGAAGACTTGAAAGAGTATGCGCATTTAGGTCCATTTGCGGCCATGAGCTTTCAGCAAGAGGTAGAACAAGCCCTATTTCGGGCGGGAGATGGGAGCCAGGCGGCGCCAGCTCAGCGCCTTACCGACTTTGTCAAGGGGAAAACCTCTAGTAGCTTGCCCAAAACCTCTTACATCCCTGGAATTTACTCGGCCCGTTTGGACCAATTGCTTCCTGCGGGAATTAGCCGTCGTTTGCAGCTTGGTTTGCAACAGATGGGCAAAAAAATGCGGGGTTATTATACCGAAGAAGCCCAATTAATTGGGGTAGAGAGTAGAACCAGCTCCCCTATTCGGATACCGAGAGAGCCAGATAGCTGCATGCATCCAGAACTAGCGGCCCTATTTCCCTGTGGAGAGGGAGCGGGTTATGCGGGCGGCATCATTTCGGCAGCTATGGATGGGCAGAAAGTGGCCCAAGCTTTGGCCAAATGGATAGCGGCCCAATAA
- the cysQ gene encoding 3'(2'),5'-bisphosphate nucleotidase CysQ: protein MIALSLSDIQLIQKIAQEAGQAIMQVYEQPTANWQLEQKADDSPLTLADQRSNAIICQALACHWPEIPIISEEEQIAPYEERKDYRYCWLIDPLDGTREFVNRNGEFAINIALVERGEVIFGLLYAPLNQDVYWAQKGEGAYLLDKGEYKRIWASSFSFEQEGLRVLGSRSHLRPATEAYIQSLNQPQFMAKGSALKFMALAQGQADIYPRLGPTMEWDTAAPQIILQEAGGQILDWESRKPLRYNKADLHNPHFMAQGKEEQ from the coding sequence ATGATTGCGCTAAGCCTTTCTGACATCCAGTTGATTCAAAAAATTGCCCAAGAGGCAGGGCAAGCTATTATGCAAGTCTATGAGCAGCCTACGGCCAATTGGCAGCTAGAGCAAAAAGCAGATGATAGCCCTTTGACTTTGGCAGATCAGCGCTCGAATGCTATTATTTGCCAGGCCTTGGCTTGCCATTGGCCAGAAATTCCGATCATCTCGGAAGAAGAGCAGATCGCGCCCTATGAGGAGCGTAAAGATTACCGCTATTGCTGGCTGATTGATCCTTTGGATGGGACCAGAGAGTTTGTCAACCGAAATGGAGAGTTTGCCATTAACATCGCTTTGGTTGAGCGGGGCGAGGTTATTTTTGGCTTGCTCTATGCCCCCCTAAATCAGGATGTATATTGGGCACAAAAAGGAGAGGGGGCTTATTTGCTAGACAAAGGCGAGTATAAACGGATTTGGGCCAGCAGTTTCTCTTTTGAACAAGAGGGGCTGCGGGTTTTGGGCTCTCGCTCACATCTTCGGCCTGCTACAGAGGCCTATATTCAGTCTCTAAATCAGCCGCAATTTATGGCCAAAGGCAGCGCCCTAAAGTTTATGGCCCTAGCCCAAGGCCAAGCCGATATTTACCCCCGCTTAGGCCCCACTATGGAATGGGATACTGCCGCTCCTCAAATTATCCTGCAAGAAGCTGGGGGCCAAATCCTCGATTGGGAGAGCCGAAAACCTCTGCGCTACAATAAGGCCGATTTGCATAATCCGCATTTTATGGCCCAAGGAAAAGAAGAGCAATAA
- a CDS encoding zinc-dependent peptidase: MPILALLLIPSGIGTLIFIYLLLNDLIADEWKWLGAIPLGIFVGTYLIRRGIYEWWAVKHPPGLAKVEQDILGQFFPYYRNLGAEHKRFFEQRLSIFRMQKQFQMRGAEKLPGDIQLLVSARAIQMTMGKAFQKEFFPKLGMIVLFPRTFITPKINEKIHAVEFEEEEPFSSLFISVNMFIRGLKAPHQYYDVCLYGFAKAFKAEHHIHDEDLPIGDRMDFLARLHVLRQFKVGYSLEYTGLPDFELFELASEHFFTYPEAFKGEFPEVYEFLVKTYGQDPLSFSAPALQDGVGNPALEEEDDLH, from the coding sequence ATGCCTATTTTAGCACTTCTTCTGATTCCTTCTGGTATTGGCACCTTAATATTTATCTATTTACTCCTCAACGACTTGATTGCTGATGAGTGGAAATGGTTGGGAGCGATCCCCTTAGGCATTTTTGTGGGCACCTACTTAATTCGTAGAGGAATTTACGAGTGGTGGGCGGTAAAGCATCCTCCGGGATTGGCCAAGGTAGAGCAAGATATATTGGGGCAGTTTTTTCCTTATTACCGTAATTTGGGGGCAGAGCACAAGCGCTTTTTTGAGCAGCGCTTAAGTATTTTTAGAATGCAAAAGCAGTTTCAGATGAGAGGGGCGGAGAAGCTGCCTGGTGATATACAGCTATTGGTATCTGCTCGGGCCATTCAGATGACGATGGGCAAGGCTTTTCAGAAAGAGTTTTTTCCTAAGTTGGGGATGATTGTATTATTTCCTCGGACCTTCATCACGCCTAAAATCAATGAGAAGATTCATGCGGTAGAATTTGAGGAAGAAGAGCCATTTAGCAGCTTGTTCATTTCGGTCAATATGTTTATCCGAGGGCTAAAGGCTCCGCATCAGTATTATGATGTTTGTTTGTATGGCTTTGCCAAAGCCTTTAAGGCCGAGCATCATATTCATGATGAAGATTTACCGATAGGGGACCGCATGGACTTTTTGGCTCGGCTGCATGTTTTGCGTCAGTTTAAGGTGGGCTATAGCCTAGAGTATACGGGTTTGCCAGACTTTGAGCTCTTTGAGTTGGCTTCTGAGCACTTTTTTACTTATCCTGAGGCCTTTAAGGGAGAGTTTCCTGAGGTCTATGAGTTTTTGGTAAAGACCTATGGGCAGGATCCCCTTAGTTTTAGTGCGCCAGCTTTACAGGATGGGGTGGGTAATCCAGCCCTAGAGGAAGAAGATGATTTACATTAA
- a CDS encoding AMP-dependent synthetase/ligase produces MEIRRLFDIPYYQAAHYPLPKAIGGQHISGKKYYYSTEKVLELINKVSWGLLQMGMKPGDKIALISYNNRPEWNIMDLGMQQIGVINVPVYPTISPDDYVYIFNDSTIKYAVVGHGDLLDKVRTAQSDIPSLQAIFTFDEADAQGQVDANGQEVSFWEHIWGENPNMDIIQAHKDKIKAEDLATIIYTSGTTGKPKGVMLSHNNIATNVRDVLPFIPLQPQDIALSFLPLCHVFERTVTYSYMAKGAQIFYAKDLDTLSETLQDVRPHFFTTVPRLLEKVYEKMMLKVQAEGGLKEKIFNWALGLTEKYDFDWQAAGLEAIKWKIADKLVFSKVRDRLGGRLKGIVTGAAACPPRMTQLFSAVGVPIREGYGLTETSPAISINIFEPYQAMIGSVGPILPSVQVKIDQDDSYGPGEGEVLVKGNSVMMGYYRKEDKTAEVFNEEGWFLTGDIGKIVENKKGIKFLKITDRKKELLKTSGGKYVAPTPIESTLKEDLLVEQVMVVGEKRKFVSALIQPNFESLKNWCQDKNITWTKPEEVLANPKVLAYFQAVVNRYNPRFSKVEQIKKFHLVPTPWGVETGELTPTMKLKRRVILANYEDAIEKLYQ; encoded by the coding sequence ATGGAAATTCGTCGTCTTTTTGATATCCCTTATTATCAAGCTGCCCATTATCCCCTCCCCAAAGCTATCGGAGGCCAGCATATTAGTGGCAAAAAGTACTACTATAGTACAGAAAAAGTGCTAGAGCTCATCAATAAAGTAAGCTGGGGACTGCTGCAAATGGGCATGAAACCCGGCGATAAAATTGCCCTGATCTCTTATAATAACCGCCCAGAATGGAATATCATGGACCTGGGTATGCAGCAAATTGGGGTGATTAACGTCCCCGTCTATCCCACAATTAGCCCCGATGATTATGTCTATATCTTTAATGACTCTACCATTAAGTATGCTGTCGTTGGCCATGGCGACCTGCTCGATAAGGTCCGTACCGCCCAAAGTGATATCCCCTCTCTTCAAGCTATCTTTACCTTTGATGAGGCCGATGCCCAAGGACAAGTAGATGCCAATGGCCAAGAGGTCAGTTTCTGGGAACATATCTGGGGCGAAAACCCCAATATGGACATTATCCAAGCCCATAAGGATAAAATTAAAGCCGAAGATCTAGCGACCATTATTTATACCTCCGGAACTACAGGCAAACCCAAGGGCGTGATGCTCAGCCATAATAATATTGCCACCAATGTCCGCGATGTGCTCCCCTTTATCCCCCTTCAACCCCAAGATATCGCCCTGAGCTTCCTGCCGCTCTGCCATGTCTTTGAACGAACCGTTACTTATAGCTATATGGCCAAAGGAGCACAAATTTTCTATGCTAAGGACCTCGATACGCTCTCGGAAACCCTGCAGGATGTCCGCCCCCATTTCTTTACTACGGTCCCCCGACTCCTCGAAAAGGTCTATGAGAAAATGATGCTGAAGGTCCAAGCCGAAGGCGGCCTCAAAGAAAAAATATTTAATTGGGCCCTCGGACTAACCGAAAAGTATGATTTCGATTGGCAGGCTGCTGGCCTAGAAGCCATCAAATGGAAGATTGCCGATAAACTAGTCTTCTCTAAGGTTAGAGATCGCCTCGGTGGCCGCTTGAAAGGAATTGTAACCGGTGCCGCCGCCTGCCCCCCTCGCATGACACAACTCTTCTCCGCTGTGGGCGTCCCTATCCGTGAAGGCTATGGCCTGACCGAAACCTCTCCCGCTATTTCTATCAATATTTTTGAGCCCTACCAAGCCATGATCGGTAGCGTTGGCCCTATTCTCCCTAGCGTGCAGGTCAAAATTGATCAAGACGATAGCTATGGCCCCGGCGAAGGCGAGGTCCTGGTCAAAGGAAATTCGGTCATGATGGGCTACTACCGCAAAGAAGATAAAACCGCCGAGGTCTTCAATGAAGAAGGTTGGTTCCTCACTGGCGATATTGGCAAGATCGTAGAAAACAAAAAGGGCATCAAGTTCCTCAAAATTACCGACCGCAAAAAGGAACTACTCAAAACTTCTGGCGGAAAATATGTCGCCCCCACCCCTATCGAAAGCACGCTCAAAGAAGATCTTTTGGTGGAGCAGGTCATGGTGGTTGGCGAAAAACGCAAGTTTGTCTCGGCCCTTATTCAACCCAACTTTGAAAGCCTCAAGAATTGGTGCCAAGATAAAAATATTACCTGGACCAAGCCCGAGGAGGTCCTCGCAAACCCTAAGGTCCTCGCTTACTTCCAAGCGGTGGTCAACCGCTATAACCCCCGCTTCTCTAAGGTCGAGCAAATTAAGAAGTTCCATCTGGTCCCTACCCCCTGGGGCGTAGAAACAGGAGAACTCACGCCCACCATGAAGCTCAAAAGAAGAGTCATTTTAGCCAATTATGAAGATGCTATCGAAAAACTTTATCAGTAA